The following is a genomic window from Meiothermus sp. CFH 77666.
GTGTGCATCTCGGCCAGTTTGAAGCCAACCCCCTGAAACTCCCGAATCTTCTGGCCGAACTGGGTGCGCTCGTCAGCGTACTGCCTGGCTATCTCAAAGGCTGCGCGGGCCATGCCTACCGCCTGGGCGGCAATCCCAATGCGCCCGGCGTCCAGCCCGGCCAGGGCCTGTGCCAGTCCCCGGCCTTCCTGCCCCAGCAGGTTTTCATCCGGTACAAAGACCTCCTCGAGGCGCACCTCGCAGGTGTGGGCAGCATGGAGGCCCATCTTGTCCTCGGGGCTGCCAAAGCTGAGGCCGGGGGTATCTTTTTCCACAATGAAGCTGCTAATGCCAGCCTCGCCCCGCGCCATCACCACGTAGACCTGGGCCTGCCCGCCGGAGGTGACCCAGCTTTTGAGGCCGTCCAGCTGCCAGCCCCCCGGCACCTTGCGGGCCGTCGCCTTGAGCGAGGCCGGGTCGGAACCGGCGTGGGGCTCGGTCAGCGAGAAGGCCCCAATCCATTCGCCCCTGGCCAGCGGCACCAGGTACTTCTTTTTCTGGGCCTCGGTGCCAAACTTGTTCAGCATGTACTGCGGCAAGCCCGACGTGACCGAAAGAATGACCGCCACACTGGGGTCGGCTGCAGCGATTTCTTCCATAGCCAGGGCCCAGGTGACCGAATCGAGCCCGGCCCCGCCCCAGGCTTCGGGGGTGGTCATGCCCAGCAGGCCCAGCTCGCCCAGCTTTTGGAGCTGGGGCCAGGGGTACTGCCCCGAGCGGTCGTATTCGGGGGCCATCTCCCACAACACCTCGCGGGAAACGGCCCGCACCATGTCCAGTACCATTTTTTGGTCGGCGGTCAGAACGGCCATAAATATATCGTATCACGCAGCTTGTGTTGAAAAAGCGTTATGAAATGGAAAACTGAAAGCATCTCGTAAGATTGGGGGGATGTTGAAGCAACGCGCACAATTGCTGATGGCGGCGGGCTTGAGCCTGCTCTTGTTGCCCTTGGGGCTCGTCCTCAACCCTGAGCTTGGGGTGGGGGCGCTGCTGGGCTTCTGGCTGGGGGGCACGCTCATGGGCTTATTCGGCCCCACCTTTCGGGTTTTGCTGCTGGGAAGCGGGCTTTGTGCGCTATTCGTTGCGTCGGTTGTCTTTACCCCGCTCACCCGGGCGCTGATGAACGGGCTAATCGTTCATGAGGTGCCGCAAAAAGCCGACCTGATCGTGGTGCTAGGGGGCGGGATGCACTGCGGGGCGGGGGAGCTCGAGGCCTCCTCACTGGCTCGCCTGGAGAAGGGCCTGGAGCTCTGGCGGGCCGGCTACGCGCCCCGCATTTCCCTCTCGGACACGGTGGGCGAGATTTTTGGCGATGCCCGCTGCCCTTCGCTGGGCCTCGAGGCCCGGGCGCGGGTGCAGGCTTTGTATGGTACCGAAGGCCCGGAAATTGTCCTGCTGCCCCAGATGCGTACCACCCGCACCGAAGCCCTGGCGGTGGCCGAGGTGGTCAGGGAGCGGAGATGGGCACGGGTTTTGCTGGTGACCACCCCCGCGCACAGCCGCCGGGCCGTGGGGGCCTTTCGCAAGCTGGGCCTGGATGTCGTGAGCGTGACCTCGAGCGAACCCCGCTTCGACCTGGCCCTCACCGCCCCCGCCGACCGATTGAAAGCCCTGACCCCCCTCACGCGGGAGTATCTGGGCCTGTTGAAATACCGCTTACAGGGTTGGTTGTAGCGCGCTTAGAAAGTCACAGCACTCCTCACAGACCTGCTCGACCATCCAGGCGGCCACTGTTCTGTCCAGAACACTGAAAAAGCCCAGCACTCTGAGGCTCAGCGGTAGGTTTGCAAAATTTGCTCGAGCTTCTCCCTGCCGGGCCGGAGCTGTTCTGGGGATAGCTGGGCCAGAGGGGTGTCCAGCTCTTCTACCTCGGCCAGGCTGGGCCGGCTGGGGTTGTAGTAGATCAGGCCGGTGATGAACTCGCCGGTTTCCTGGGCCCGGACGAGACGCTCCAGGGCTGCAAGCTTGTTGGTAGGGTCGTAGTCGGCGTCCAGGTTCCGCAGGCTAATCAGCGAGCCATCGTGGAGCTTGACGGTGCGAAGCTCGCCCGGTTCCATGGGCTCAATCTGTATTTCTTCCGCAGAGGGGATGAAGCCGAGTTCGTGCAGGGGCTTTTCGTTTTTGGTGCCGTAGCCATAGCTCTTGGGGCTGTCGTCCTCGTTGTTGAAGGTCACGCAGGGGCTGATGATGTCCAGCACTGCCGTACCCCGGAACGAGAGGGCGGCCTTGATCAACTCGCGCACCTGCTTGGCGTCGCCCGCAAAGCTGCGGGCTACAAAACCGGCTCCGGCAATGATGGCCTCCATGCACAGGTCAACCGGCGGAAACTCGTTGTGGCCCGCGTATTTGAGCTCGAGGCCCTCCTCGGCTGTAGCCGAGAACTGGCCCTTGGTAAGGCCGTACACGCCGTTGTTTTCCACGATGTAAACCACTGGCACGTTGCGGCGCATCAGGTGCTTGAACTGGCCCATGCCGATGCTGCCGGTGTCGCCATCGCCCGAGACCCCAATGGCTTTCAGGGTGTGGTTGGCCAGCAGCGCACCCGTGGCCACGCTGGGCATCCGCCCGTGCAGGGCGTTGAAGCCGTGCGACATGCCCAAAAAGTAAGCCGGCGACTTGGACGAGCAACCGATGCCCGAGAGCTTGATAATCTCGTGGGGCCTCAGGTTCAGTTCATAGCCTACCTGCACGATCTGGCTGGCGATGCTGTTGTGCCCACAGCCCTTGCACAGGGTGCTGGGGGCGCCGTCGTAGTCTTTCTTGCTCAGGCCCACGGCGTTGAGCTTGAGCGGGATGCGGTCGGAAGGCACTGGGTTTTCCATAGGTGTTCCCCTATTTCCTACTTGAGACCGGCTTCCTCGTTCAGTAAGCGGGTCTTCACCCACTCGGCGGTGAGTGGCAGTCCGTCGAGATGGGCCACCGAGCGCAGGCGGGTAGCATACTCGGGCATCTCGTTTTGCAGGATGCCGTGAAGCTGGCCGTCGCGGTTGAGTTCAATAACGTACACCCGTTCGTGGGCGGCCACAAAGTCCCGCACGGCATGGTTGATGGGCAGGGCCCGCAGACGCAGGAAGCTGGTAGGGAGCTGCCGGGCGAGGCGGTCGCGGGCCTCTTCGATGGCGTAGCGGGTGGTGCCGTAAGCGATGATACCCACTTTGGCGGAGGGGCTGTGTTCGATGGCCGGAGCGGGTACCAGGTTGCGGGCCGTATCGAATTTACGAGCCAGTCGGGCCATCAGGCGTTCATAGTCCTCGGCCCGTTCGCTGTACTGGGCCTGTTCGTTGTGGCCGCTGCCCCGGGTGAAGTAGGCGGCCAGGGGGTGGGGCGTGCCGGGCAGCGTCCGGTAGGGGATGCCGTCGCCGTCCACATCCTTGTAGCGGGCAAAACCGCCCAGGGCCTCGAGCTCGGTGGCGCTCAGCACCTTGCCCCGTTGCAGGGGTGCTTCGGGGTAGTCGAAGGGTTTGCCCATCCAGTGGTTCATTCCGAGGTCGAGGTCGGAGAGCACAAACACGGGGGTCTGCAGCACCTCGGCCAGGTCGAGAGACTTCCAGCCAAACTCGAAACTTTCTTCGATGGAGGACGGGAACAGGATCGGGTGCTTGGTATCACCGTGGCCCAGGGTGTAGGCAAACGAAACATCGCCCTGGCTGGTGCGGGTAGGGAGGCCGGTACTGGGGCCTACCCGCTGGATGTCCCAGATTACGGCGGGAATTTCGGCAAAGTAGCCATAACTGACGAACTCGGCCATCAGGCTGATGCCGGGGCCGCTGGTGGAGGTAAGGGCCCTTGCACCAGCCCAGCCTGCGCCCATAACCATGCCTGCGGCAGCCAGTTCATCCTCGGCCTGGATGATCGTATAGGTGGGTTTACCGTTTTGGTTCTTGCGCAGTTTGGGTAAAAACTCGCGCAGGGCATCCATAAAGCTGGTCGAAGGGGTGATGGGATACCAGGCCGCCACGCTCACCCCGCCAAACACCGCCCCCAAAGCGCCGGCCTCGTTGCCGGTCATGATGATGAGCCCTTCGGTCTTGTTCATGGGCTCGAGGCGGTACGGGTCTTGTTTGCGCAGGTTCTGGCTGGCCCATTCATGCGCCCGGCGCACTACCTGCAGGTTGCTTTCCACCAGCTTCTGGCGGTAACCAAACTGTGCTCCCAGGGCTTCCTCCACGACCTCGAGCGGGGCCCCCAACATCCAGGCCACCACCCCCACATAGGCCATGTTGGCAATGTAGGGCTTGCGCTTGACTGGCACGTCCACGCCTGCAATGAGCTCGCTCACAGGAATGGGGTAGAAAATCAGGTCGTCGCGTTTGGGCAGATTTTTCAGGTCAGCGTTATAGAGACACACTCCGCCTGGGGGCAACTCCTGGACGTCTTCTGCGGCGGTGGTAGGGTTGAAGGCCACTAAAATTTCGGAAGGCTTTCGGGCGATGTACCCTTCATGGCTGACCCGGATGTGGTACCAGGTGGGAAGCCCCTGAATATTGGAAGGAAAAATGTTCTTGCCATGTACAGGAATGCCCATCTTAAAAAAAGACCGCAACAGGGTAAGGTTGGCGGTCTGACTGCCGGTACCGTTGGCGGTGGCTACAACCAGGGAGAAGTCGTTGATGACCGGCGAGCGCGTAGCATAACCCGCCTCTTGCTGTCGTTCCAGAACGCTCATTAGCACCTCCTAGTGCTTTGTCAGGCCAGCATCGGTCTGCCCCTCTATCCTATCGGATATAGGTGAGGGGTCTGAGTGACTTTAGGCCCTATTTTTTGGGAAATCTAGCACATAAAGCCTCTCTGGCTCGAGCCTGAAGTGTGCGATTGTTCCTCCGATGTGCGGCGGATGCAGTCATGCCAGATCTGCCTGAACCACAAACAGTGATGGGAACGCGATAGACTGCACCTGGGGGGTTCGTCGGTTGTGGGGATTAGGCGATGCCTCTCAGAGATATTGCGCGCTTCACTGATCTGGTCGCCTGCTCAAGCAGCCAAGGTTCTACCCAGGACAGAGATTTCTTAATCCTGGATGGCGCGTTAAGTGTACTTATCGCCGCGAACCACCTCTACGTTTTCCACAAAAGCAATCACCGCGTAGTTGGCAAAATATACCTCGGCCAGACGGTTCAGGATTTTTTCTGCCACAGAAGGGCTCACAATCGTTTCCAGACGAATGTTATTGCCCTCCCACTCGCTGGCCCGCACCCCACGGCTGCCCTCGCCCCTGGCTGGTGTGATGGTGTAGCCCTTGGCGCCCAATTTTTTGATTTCCCGGACAAGCCGCTCTTCCAGGAAGCCTTCTGCAATGATGGTGACCAGTTTGAGCGAAACCAGGGCCATTAGCTACCTCCGTGCAGCCAGCGAGAAAGCGCAAAGTAGATGGGGATTCCCAGGGTCAGGTTGAAGGGGAAGGTGATGCCCAGCGAGGCGGTAAGGTAGTAGCTCGGATTGGCCTGGGGCAAGGCAATGCGTACGGCAGCTGGGGCTGCAATGTACGAAGCACTGGCGGCCATGGTGCCCAAGACCATTGCCCCCCCCACCGACATACCGGCCAGGCTCCCGAACCACACGCCCAGAGCCCCTTGTACAAGTGGCATCACGATGCCAAAACCAATCAAAAAAAACCCTACCGTTCGCAGATCGCGCAAGCGCTTGGCGGCTACCATGCCGAGCTCGAGCAAAAACAACACCAGCACCCCCCGAAAGGGGTCTACGAACACCGGGGCAATTTGCTTGAGACCCTCTGGCCCCGCCAAAAAGCCCATTACAGAGCCCCCCACGAGCAGCAGGATACTTCTACCGGCAAAAATCTCCCGCACCGCCTCGCCCAGCGAGCCTTCGCCCAGGCTACGGCGGGCAATCAGCAGCGCAATCACAATGGCCGGGACTTCCAAAATGGCTACCAGGGTGGGCATAAAGCCCTCCACCGGTTGCCCGGCTGCCTGCATGAAGGTAGTGGCAGCGATGAAGGTCACCGCCGAAACCGAGCCATAGTGGGCCGCGATAGCGGCAGCATTCACCACATCGAAGCGCCCTATTTGCCGCAACACAGCGTAAGAGAGTAGCGGCGTAAGGACGCTCAGCACCAGCGTTGCCAGGGCGGGTTTCCACAGCTCGGCAAATGGCGTGGTGGAAAGTGCAGCCCCGCCTTTGAGGCCGATGGCCAGCAGGAGATAGATCGAGAGGGTGGTGTAGAGCGCATCGGGGATTTTGAGGTCGGACTTGACCAGTGTGGCCGTGAGGCCCAGGGCAAAGGCCAGCACGGCAGGGGAGAGCAGGTTGATACGGAGCAATTCCAGCGTATCCACTGTCCAGGATTCTACCGCTTTCTGACATAGTTACGCACGGCCGGTAGCATTCCAGAAATCTGTTTTGGCTTTGAGCGGTTGGTTCTCACTAGCAACCCAGGATACCTCCGTGGTCAAACGGCTGTGCGACGCTCTCCAGGGTTACGATGTCGGCCTCTGGCTTCCTCGCAACGACCTTTTTATTCGCCGTTGTTTTTGCGTGTATGCCTTCAGTAAGGTTCTGAACAAGCGGTTGCAGGTGTGAGTGTAAGCGGGCTTATTCCCAGGCT
Proteins encoded in this region:
- a CDS encoding acyl-CoA dehydrogenase family protein; amino-acid sequence: MAVLTADQKMVLDMVRAVSREVLWEMAPEYDRSGQYPWPQLQKLGELGLLGMTTPEAWGGAGLDSVTWALAMEEIAAADPSVAVILSVTSGLPQYMLNKFGTEAQKKKYLVPLARGEWIGAFSLTEPHAGSDPASLKATARKVPGGWQLDGLKSWVTSGGQAQVYVVMARGEAGISSFIVEKDTPGLSFGSPEDKMGLHAAHTCEVRLEEVFVPDENLLGQEGRGLAQALAGLDAGRIGIAAQAVGMARAAFEIARQYADERTQFGQKIREFQGVGFKLAEMHTRIAAARALVLEAAARKDRGEKFTLEASTAKLFASDVAVGVTREAVQILGGYGYHREYRVERYYRDAKITEIYEGTSEIQKLVIARELYR
- a CDS encoding YdcF family protein: MLKQRAQLLMAAGLSLLLLPLGLVLNPELGVGALLGFWLGGTLMGLFGPTFRVLLLGSGLCALFVASVVFTPLTRALMNGLIVHEVPQKADLIVVLGGGMHCGAGELEASSLARLEKGLELWRAGYAPRISLSDTVGEIFGDARCPSLGLEARARVQALYGTEGPEIVLLPQMRTTRTEALAVAEVVRERRWARVLLVTTPAHSRRAVGAFRKLGLDVVSVTSSEPRFDLALTAPADRLKALTPLTREYLGLLKYRLQGWL
- a CDS encoding 2-oxoacid:ferredoxin oxidoreductase subunit beta; this encodes MENPVPSDRIPLKLNAVGLSKKDYDGAPSTLCKGCGHNSIASQIVQVGYELNLRPHEIIKLSGIGCSSKSPAYFLGMSHGFNALHGRMPSVATGALLANHTLKAIGVSGDGDTGSIGMGQFKHLMRRNVPVVYIVENNGVYGLTKGQFSATAEEGLELKYAGHNEFPPVDLCMEAIIAGAGFVARSFAGDAKQVRELIKAALSFRGTAVLDIISPCVTFNNEDDSPKSYGYGTKNEKPLHELGFIPSAEEIQIEPMEPGELRTVKLHDGSLISLRNLDADYDPTNKLAALERLVRAQETGEFITGLIYYNPSRPSLAEVEELDTPLAQLSPEQLRPGREKLEQILQTYR
- a CDS encoding 2-oxoacid:acceptor oxidoreductase subunit alpha, whose product is MSVLERQQEAGYATRSPVINDFSLVVATANGTGSQTANLTLLRSFFKMGIPVHGKNIFPSNIQGLPTWYHIRVSHEGYIARKPSEILVAFNPTTAAEDVQELPPGGVCLYNADLKNLPKRDDLIFYPIPVSELIAGVDVPVKRKPYIANMAYVGVVAWMLGAPLEVVEEALGAQFGYRQKLVESNLQVVRRAHEWASQNLRKQDPYRLEPMNKTEGLIIMTGNEAGALGAVFGGVSVAAWYPITPSTSFMDALREFLPKLRKNQNGKPTYTIIQAEDELAAAGMVMGAGWAGARALTSTSGPGISLMAEFVSYGYFAEIPAVIWDIQRVGPSTGLPTRTSQGDVSFAYTLGHGDTKHPILFPSSIEESFEFGWKSLDLAEVLQTPVFVLSDLDLGMNHWMGKPFDYPEAPLQRGKVLSATELEALGGFARYKDVDGDGIPYRTLPGTPHPLAAYFTRGSGHNEQAQYSERAEDYERLMARLARKFDTARNLVPAPAIEHSPSAKVGIIAYGTTRYAIEEARDRLARQLPTSFLRLRALPINHAVRDFVAAHERVYVIELNRDGQLHGILQNEMPEYATRLRSVAHLDGLPLTAEWVKTRLLNEEAGLK
- a CDS encoding transcriptional regulator; this encodes MALVSLKLVTIIAEGFLEERLVREIKKLGAKGYTITPARGEGSRGVRASEWEGNNIRLETIVSPSVAEKILNRLAEVYFANYAVIAFVENVEVVRGDKYT
- a CDS encoding sodium-dependent bicarbonate transport family permease, with product MDTLELLRINLLSPAVLAFALGLTATLVKSDLKIPDALYTTLSIYLLLAIGLKGGAALSTTPFAELWKPALATLVLSVLTPLLSYAVLRQIGRFDVVNAAAIAAHYGSVSAVTFIAATTFMQAAGQPVEGFMPTLVAILEVPAIVIALLIARRSLGEGSLGEAVREIFAGRSILLLVGGSVMGFLAGPEGLKQIAPVFVDPFRGVLVLFLLELGMVAAKRLRDLRTVGFFLIGFGIVMPLVQGALGVWFGSLAGMSVGGAMVLGTMAASASYIAAPAAVRIALPQANPSYYLTASLGITFPFNLTLGIPIYFALSRWLHGGS